In candidate division WWE3 bacterium, the following are encoded in one genomic region:
- a CDS encoding Fic family protein has protein sequence MSLKADLVKNDTIDETAPKSEGSLNEPTYDFKEVAKTITEIIQLLDDCEAKYSGTKSLTGVIKDQAKVIGARLLEITQTPSRKRQERFREDSVKLEEALGITDTYSRTNEALLFIDPPFLKTLSLAGVPHPEEGFGIAAWQNWLKARAEARNTENLDLATVMHLHEVVAAGLGETVAGKIRQEGALGGDYTETGTALHLKSQQLQALAGNPLLKINTLGEESAGVLIIYPNAKYQESYSACLKTLPEDVQQAEKAVLTTESLIKALLKETLSWYENEEAKLKADLDPSQREKDLQVIKIAAELQQRIVSIHPFRDGNGRLSRLLMNYVLEKHGVAPSIIELGDQDIFYTPEEWAKLVEEGTNKHERRIVFRAVL, from the coding sequence ATGAGCCTTAAAGCAGATTTAGTAAAAAACGATACTATCGACGAAACAGCCCCTAAGTCAGAAGGTAGTCTAAACGAACCAACTTATGATTTTAAAGAGGTGGCTAAAACAATCACCGAAATTATACAGTTGTTGGATGATTGTGAAGCTAAGTATAGTGGAACTAAATCTTTGACCGGTGTTATTAAAGACCAGGCTAAAGTAATTGGGGCTCGTTTACTAGAAATAACCCAAACACCCAGTAGAAAAAGACAGGAACGCTTCCGGGAAGATTCCGTAAAACTAGAGGAAGCTTTGGGTATAACAGATACGTACAGCCGCACAAATGAGGCGTTGTTATTTATTGATCCACCATTTTTAAAAACCCTATCCTTAGCGGGAGTTCCCCACCCCGAAGAAGGATTTGGAATTGCCGCTTGGCAAAACTGGCTTAAAGCACGGGCGGAAGCCAGAAATACAGAAAATCTCGATTTGGCAACTGTCATGCACCTGCACGAGGTGGTCGCGGCCGGTTTAGGAGAAACGGTCGCCGGGAAAATCCGCCAAGAGGGGGCACTGGGTGGCGATTATACAGAAACAGGCACCGCCCTTCATTTAAAATCTCAGCAATTGCAAGCCCTAGCGGGCAACCCGTTATTAAAGATAAATACGCTCGGTGAAGAATCGGCAGGAGTATTAATCATTTACCCCAATGCTAAGTACCAAGAGTCGTACTCGGCTTGCTTGAAAACCTTACCTGAAGATGTTCAGCAGGCAGAAAAAGCTGTTTTAACCACGGAATCCTTAATTAAAGCGCTCCTTAAAGAAACTTTAAGCTGGTACGAAAATGAAGAGGCTAAATTAAAAGCCGATCTTGACCCCTCACAGCGAGAAAAAGATCTGCAGGTAATTAAAATAGCGGCAGAACTGCAGCAGCGAATAGTGTCAATTCACCCCTTTAGGGATGGTAATGGTCGACTGTCGCGCTTACTAATGAACTACGTTCTAGAAAAACATGGCGTAGCCCCCAGCATTATAGAGTTAGGCGATCAGGACATATTCTACACTCCCGAAGAATGGGCCAAACTTGTAGAGGAAGGTACCAACAAACACGAACGTCGCATTGTATTTCGAGCTGTTTTATAA
- a CDS encoding CTP synthase, with protein sequence MRTKFLFVTGGVISGLGKGITTASIGLLLKSAGYKVSVLKVDMYLNVDAGTMNPLEHGEVFVTEDGLETDQDLGHYERFLGQNLGRRNYLTMGQVYWEVLNKERRLEYGGKCVEGHIHIPEHIISHIKETARLDKADIMLIEVGGTVGEYQNILFFEAIRRFKQANPKDVFLAHLVFLMVPEFLGEMKTKPAQASIYDLYALGLQPNFVICRSAVPADAKRRRNIAFNTGVKEENIVAAPDVNTIYKIPLILKEQGLDVKLQQEMGLKVRVTKTHEWEKFVERALDGKKEIRIAVAGKYFTSGNFCLEDSYVCVIEAIKHAAWAHDLRPVIKWFDVEKMESDAAGKLSAELLTYDGIIVPQGWGSRGVEGKLKVVELARQNKIPYLGLCFGMQMAVIEYARNVLGFKDANSEEVDPKTTHPVIHLMNTQKENLDAKKYGGTIRLGAWPCKLQPGTLLEAAYQKYGDPKTVTVQERHRHRYEFNNAYKKELLAAGLVIGGLSPDGKLVEAIELPRDKHPFFVATQYHPEYKSRPLTPHPLFLAFIKACAK encoded by the coding sequence GTGCGAACTAAGTTTCTATTTGTGACCGGTGGCGTGATTTCGGGCCTAGGCAAAGGCATTACCACCGCCTCCATTGGTCTTCTCCTTAAGTCTGCCGGTTATAAAGTCTCCGTATTAAAAGTCGACATGTATTTAAACGTTGACGCCGGCACCATGAATCCCCTGGAACACGGCGAGGTTTTTGTAACCGAAGACGGCTTGGAAACCGATCAGGATTTAGGGCATTATGAGCGTTTCCTCGGCCAGAACTTAGGCCGACGGAATTATTTGACCATGGGCCAGGTCTACTGGGAAGTGCTAAATAAAGAACGACGGCTGGAATACGGCGGCAAATGCGTGGAAGGCCACATTCACATTCCCGAACACATCATTAGTCATATTAAAGAGACCGCCCGACTTGATAAAGCTGACATTATGCTGATTGAAGTTGGCGGGACCGTTGGCGAGTACCAAAATATCTTATTTTTTGAAGCCATTCGTCGCTTTAAACAAGCCAATCCTAAAGATGTCTTTTTAGCCCATTTAGTCTTTCTAATGGTTCCCGAATTCTTAGGCGAAATGAAGACCAAGCCGGCCCAGGCTTCCATTTATGACCTTTACGCCTTAGGATTGCAGCCAAACTTTGTGATCTGCCGCAGCGCCGTTCCCGCAGATGCTAAAAGGCGCCGTAACATCGCCTTTAACACTGGTGTTAAGGAAGAGAACATTGTTGCCGCCCCGGATGTGAACACTATCTATAAGATTCCCTTGATCCTTAAAGAACAAGGGTTAGACGTCAAACTGCAGCAGGAGATGGGTTTAAAAGTTAGGGTGACGAAGACTCACGAGTGGGAAAAGTTTGTGGAGCGGGCGCTTGATGGCAAGAAAGAGATCCGAATTGCGGTCGCTGGCAAATATTTCACTTCCGGCAATTTCTGTTTGGAAGACTCTTACGTTTGCGTCATTGAAGCGATAAAACACGCCGCCTGGGCCCACGATTTGCGACCGGTGATTAAGTGGTTTGACGTGGAAAAGATGGAGAGTGACGCTGCTGGCAAACTGTCTGCAGAATTGCTAACGTACGATGGTATCATTGTCCCACAGGGCTGGGGCAGCCGTGGCGTGGAAGGAAAATTAAAAGTTGTGGAACTGGCTCGCCAGAATAAGATCCCTTATTTAGGTTTGTGCTTTGGGATGCAAATGGCCGTCATTGAGTACGCCCGCAATGTGCTGGGATTTAAAGACGCGAATTCCGAAGAAGTTGACCCAAAAACAACCCATCCCGTCATTCACCTCATGAATACCCAAAAAGAGAATCTGGACGCTAAGAAATACGGTGGCACGATCCGGCTTGGCGCTTGGCCCTGTAAGTTACAGCCGGGAACACTTTTAGAAGCCGCCTATCAAAAGTATGGTGACCCCAAGACGGTGACAGTGCAAGAGCGCCACCGTCATCGCTATGAGTTTAATAATGCTTACAAAAAAGAACTGTTAGCCGCTGGTTTAGTTATTGGCGGGCTTTCTCCAGACGGCAAATTAGTGGAAGCGATCGAATTGCCGCGTGACAAGCATCCGTTTTTTGTAGCGACCCAATATCATCCAGAGTATAAATCAAGACCCCTAACCCCACACCCTCTCTTTTTAGCTTTCATTAAAGCTTGTGCAAAATAA
- a CDS encoding L,D-transpeptidase, producing the protein MFDRKLVLYVFSFLFVTAVAAGITAHDLSSAQNPIDPSRLSGQFDATADPAIWHGVAVSGQSLLAVAPQNLVLGSSTSFNPTTVKRIEVDLTNQRLYAFEDGKKVYDFLISSGLWGKTPTGEFTIWAKPKYTLMTGGSKALSTYYYLPNVPFVQFFYNDSVSKWSGFSLHGTYWHSNFGHPMSHGCINMKTSEAETIFYWTNPTYKEGTWAAYPTPEDVGTKITIYGTPPAN; encoded by the coding sequence ATGTTCGACCGAAAGCTCGTCTTATACGTCTTTTCGTTCCTATTTGTAACGGCCGTGGCGGCCGGCATTACCGCACACGACCTGTCTTCCGCTCAAAACCCCATTGATCCCAGCCGCTTAAGCGGTCAGTTTGATGCTACAGCCGATCCAGCTATCTGGCATGGTGTGGCTGTTTCCGGTCAATCGCTTCTCGCAGTGGCTCCTCAAAATCTAGTTTTGGGTAGTAGCACGTCGTTTAATCCCACTACTGTTAAGCGTATCGAAGTCGACTTAACGAATCAGCGTCTCTACGCTTTTGAGGACGGCAAGAAAGTCTATGATTTCTTAATCTCTTCAGGCTTATGGGGCAAAACGCCGACCGGAGAATTTACCATTTGGGCCAAGCCGAAATATACGTTGATGACCGGGGGAAGTAAAGCCCTGTCAACTTATTATTATTTACCAAACGTTCCCTTCGTCCAGTTTTTTTATAATGACAGTGTTTCCAAATGGTCCGGTTTTAGCCTGCATGGCACGTATTGGCATAGCAACTTTGGGCACCCCATGAGCCACGGCTGCATTAACATGAAAACTAGCGAGGCAGAAACGATTTTTTACTGGACTAATCCCACTTATAAAGAGGGCACCTGGGCCGCTTATCCCACGCCAGAAGATGTAGGGACGAAAATTACTATTTACGGCACTCCGCCAGCTAATTAA
- a CDS encoding VTT domain-containing protein, translating into MINPFVTKLSRIFNTKQFKIATAVVALCFWAATPFIYLHPKNFLKLGYLGIFAFNLFGGVGTVIAPALARHSNILLLALATAFGMSLNDSVAYLIGLGGEVILPHTQRADRIFSIIKRYGMIGLFCWSLIPLPYDIIGLIAGYVEFPYRRFWVATFLGKFVRFMIIGIVVRLVLH; encoded by the coding sequence GTGATAAACCCTTTTGTTACAAAGCTCTCCCGCATTTTTAATACCAAACAATTCAAAATAGCCACCGCCGTCGTTGCTTTATGTTTCTGGGCCGCCACCCCTTTTATATACCTGCACCCCAAGAACTTTTTAAAACTGGGCTATTTAGGCATTTTTGCCTTTAATTTATTCGGCGGCGTTGGCACCGTCATCGCCCCCGCTTTAGCCCGTCATTCCAACATACTATTATTGGCGTTGGCTACAGCCTTCGGTATGAGTTTAAATGACAGTGTCGCCTACCTCATAGGACTTGGGGGCGAGGTCATTTTGCCGCACACACAAAGGGCTGACCGGATCTTCAGCATCATTAAAAGATATGGCATGATTGGTCTTTTTTGCTGGTCTTTGATACCACTGCCTTATGACATCATTGGCCTGATCGCCGGCTACGTCGAATTTCCCTACAGAAGATTTTGGGTCGCCACGTTTTTGGGAAAGTTTGTGAGGTTTATGATTATTGGAATCGTCGTCAGACTCGTACTTCACTAA